The Ciona intestinalis chromosome 9, KH, whole genome shotgun sequence genome contains the following window.
ACTAAATTAAAGTAGTAGGTAAACTACGGCCTGAATCTCAGGTCTACTGTCATAGCCATTGCTGTTGAAAgaacaaattaacaataaacttttttttacattattacaCATTATAATAAGACAATTTTGTCCTCAGGAAAAGGGTTCGAAGGCATCCTCATCATGGAAATACAGAAGAGGGAGCCTCTGTTCTCATCATAGGACAGTTACATGGTTCACATttacattgattttaaatacagaaaaaacctTACGTTTGTGGGGACTTTGAACTGCTGTCTGGAACCACAGGGAGAAAGTGGGTTCCTGATTCAAACTCTTTCATTGGGGAAGAAGCGGCCTGGAAAGTAATTGTGTTGTTGAATTAGTTGTAACATCCGATGTTACTGGTGGGATTTTATAAAACTCAAAGGATTTTGACAACAAATGCGAAACATATAACATGAGTTTGTTGGTATTATTAcgaatatttgaatttttttaaattggaaaatttaGGATTTGCTTCAACTCCTGAAATGTTTTAGGATAGGCTTGCATATCCTGtaccatataaataaatagacaTCATTGTGTAATATATCATGTGTGGCAATTGTATGCATTTTAACAGGATAAGCTAATTAGTTTTgataagttataaaacatgaCCGGATAATCATTTGTGTAAGTGGATTATACAAGGCTTATGAGTTTTATACGAAAAAAAGTgagtgtaaatatatatatataagcacaTATATAATTGTACGTAAACAAATAAGTTTGTGTAAGCGCAATGTGGTGTTGTATAAAGTACTGTTAGCTGTATATCGGTGCCAAACTTTGGAAGGCAAGAATTTTCTACTTTGTATTAttcaataaacattacaaccaatagttcaatttgtttcacaggaagGAGCGTGTAACTATCCTTGCCTCctctatatttttaaaagcttgGTGCTTGtgattttataaagtatgaGTTGTATTGATGACATAGACTGTGATGTTTATGCTGTATATGATATAATGATGGTGGAAACATTGCATGGAGCTGGTAGGTCAATGTACAGAAGGAGGGATTTGAAAACTGCGCAAATTTACTTCCAAGAAAATCTGAAATTTTGCCAAAGTTTGAAAATGAGATCAAAAATGGAGGACATgggaaaaatatattcatgGGAGATGGAGGGTGTGTTTTACTTGATAAGGATAGCGGGTAGTTTGGAGGATAAGGCTGGATTACTAGAGTATCTTAACATTGCTGTTCAAATATATACCAGACcgaaaaaaaatcagaaatttTTAGGTGGAGAGAGATGTAGGAATATAGAAGGTCTGGTGGAAGTAGCTGTGATGCTTATCACTGTGTGTTGTGGGGTTGGGGATTATAAAGGGGGGTTGGTCTGTTCGCAAGTTATGCTAAAATGGTGTCGTGGTAACGATGTGCCGAGTGAAGGGAGAGCAAAACTAAGGCTTGCTGTTGGAGGTTTATACTTGAAGCTTGTAAACCACACAAAACAGTGAAGCATTACAACATGGCTATGAAGTTACTCAATGANNNNNNNNNNNNNNNNNNNNNNNNNNNNNNNNNNNNNNNNNNNNNNNNNNNNNNNNNNNNNNNNNNNNNNNNNNNNNNNNNNNNNNNNNNNNNNNNNNNNNNNNNNNNNNNNNNNNNNNNNNNNNNNNNNNNNNNNNNNNNNNNNNNNNNNNNNNNNNNNNNNNNNNNNNNNNNNNNNNNNNNNNNNNNNNNNNNNNNNNNNNNNNNNNNNNNNNNNNNNNNNNNNNNNNNNNNNNNNNNNNNNNNNNNNNNNNNNNNNNNNNNNNNNNNNNNNNNNNNNNNNNNNNNNNNNAATTGTGTGAATGATTATGCAGCACATACAAGGAATACTACTGGTTTAATCAGCtcaaaatgaaaagaaaaaagctcaaaagttttaaaatgttttttttaatgaaatttttaaaaacttcaaaaaaaaaagatttcaatttttttttaaaaacttaccgGTAATCTTAGGAGTATTTTGGGCGAAGCCACAATAAGGGGTTTCCTGAAATCTCGGATCATTTGTCTTCTGAGAAGGTGGAAGTATTGTGCAGAGGTGGTGGGGTGGCATACTGACATGTTTACTGCATCACTGTCTACAACTGTGGGGGTGGATGTAACTTGGTTATGGCAAGTTGTTATaactgttataacacagatgttgcTTACATCACTGAcacttataattttaaaaagtgacTAGAACAACACATttactatataatttaaatgttaaatatttcattaaaaaatatgaaaactaGATGATATTGTGTTTACAGTCAGCGAACGACGTCACtccattgtatatatatgtttatgttgCCCATTGTTACTTGATCGTTCGTGCGTGGCAAACTAAAGAACGAAtcgcttgttacgtcactcgCTTGCCTCGTGCCTTTATTTCTTTGTGTTAACGTTGTGTTATTGTATTTCATTGTGTTTACTTATTTCGCTCATGTTTACCCGTTACTGTTAATCATCTTTGCAGACTCAGTAAACATTCGTTAGTATGTTAATAAATCAAGATATAATGTACATACATACCATCCTCTGAGCTGTTGGTGTTTTGTAAAAACCGTTCAATTCTGCAAGAGGAATGTTCCGGACCTGCTCCATCATAACCATGAGGTAACAAGACAACTAGACCACTTTGCTGCATCCATTTAGCTGATGGAAAAACACATATTCATTATTTATGCCAGCGGTGGATGGGTAAAAATTCCTAGTCACCCACAAGGGTACATATTGTCAACTCATAGCCCGCCGTGCAAGGATAAAAAGTAACCTTCATTCAATAGAAGTATGGGACGCTGCTGAATTAGGTGTTACTGCAATGCTGTAAGACACAATTACACCAGAGCACAGCTCATTCAGATGTTTATAAGTAGCTTGCATGTTTAGTTAATAGGACCAAATCGTACATCCTCAACAAGAGCCTTACACATACAGAACAGAAATACCTTCTCCGGATGAGATGAAAGTATCGAAAATAATCTGTGCCCCGTTGAAGAAATCTCCAAACTGTGATTCCCATATCACGAGTCGGTCCGGATGTTCAACGCTCATCCCGTATTCAAACCCAAGGACTCCTTCTTCTGATAACAAGGAGTTCACCAGCTGTGTGTAGGATGTGTAAGTCTAGATGTGCTTTTAAGGGCTATATAGGGTCATGGGTCTATTCTAGCACAAATCTCAGTTCCCCCCGAGGGtttgctgtaggaccttacccatatagaatagaatgtgcatatacatttGGAAAATGGCCTACCGCTGGCCTAAACTTCAGAACCTCAACAACCATCTTtcccatatataaatataacaatagtAAAACATTCTCCTGCCTATACCCTACCTCAAGGTGTGCGTTTTGGTCTGGTGATAGTTTATTCAGTGGGATATCAACTGCACCGCTCTCCTGGCAAACCATCATGGCATGACGGTGGCCGAAGGTCCCACGACCCACATCCTGTCCACACAACCTGATGTTGTAACCTTGGTGGATCAACGAACCAAACGCTAAAGTCTCAGCCAGCGCCCAGTCAACCAAACCATCAGATTTTAACTTAGTGATTCGAGAATCGGAGTGAGATTTCTGAATTCTGTTGTGAGTTTTCTgaaaaaaagctgttttatggTAGGTTTGGTAAGATaactaatgtttttattctcttatTGCTCGCTTTGTCGGGAAcgaagaatgtttacagaattatataccagataaccgtatcctcacaactctaaaaggagttgttaattgtttaaaccctGATTGTGCTTCCAGTTGATCATTGATATTGCATTTTCTATACAATTTAAATGGCATGTAGGAAAGTTGACTTTGTTAAAGTATCAAAACTAATTAAATTAagcattttgtaaaaatagttCCAAAAGGTAATTATCCATCCCAATTTAACTAGAAACTTTAATTGATGTATGTTCTACTATGTGtaaatggttaaaaaatcattttaaaagtggttattaatttctttattttttaactaaattaacataaaatatctatttaatttaactattacttaaaaattattttactaaaatcaCCAAAGAAATCTATTAACTTTGAATCACCAAAGTTTACCATTTGTTCAGGCACAGCAACAGACTTTGCACCCACATATCTCAGCACGTCAGCATCACAACCAGTAtcccatgttgtaactttcTTGTCGCTTggtattttcattttcccCCAAGGTGATTTATTTGAAAGATAACTCTTCTCACTGATTGGTCTATTGTCGCTGAATGAATCATTTAAGCGTGACTGCTCCTCAGTTTTCCAACTTTCTATTTCATTTTCAGACAAAATCTTGTTTtcctgtaaatataaataaaaaaaatgtatgttacCCATTTATCCTTGCggggcaatggcagtcgttataacataagtgttctgtttcatacacatcgtgcctgcttacgagttttcACATGTGTAACATtttaggtaattttttttttttttgtaaggcATATACTTTATTAACAACTGTGAATTtagttgaaaatatttaaatctttacaTAAATCATACTTTTAGTTTCCCGGCATATTCGTCTGGGATTGAGTGTCggttgtttatgacatcatacatgAGTGGTTGTGTCATTGTTGGATCATCAAGCTCATTATGACCCCATCGTCGGAAACAAAGGAGGTCGATTATTATTTCCCTGAATGATGTTATATGTTAaggaaagttaaaaaaacataaaaaatgatacTTTAGGAACTGTTGCTACAAAAACTCAAATGTGCTAAGCATATAATTACAAACTAACCTCCCACAAAACTAGGACAAAATACTTTTGAAGGATAAAACATAACAGTTCTAATTTCCTTACTTTCTGTATTTTTGTCGATATGCAACAGCGAGTTTGGCAGCTCTTAAAACTTGTTCCGGTTCAGCGCCATTCACGTGAATCACAGGACAACCAATCATTTTGCCTGGAAATACATTTaatgaaatgaaaaacagCAAATAtctaattaaaaaagcaacaaaactCTGAAAGTCACATTAATTCATACCACACagtacatacatatataaatagtcTGGCCTAATTGCTAGGTCCAACAAGGACCTTAACCATATAGAATGTAATTATGCAAAAagcataaaatacaaacaaactcaaTATCATAAAATACCTATATCACTTGTATATAATGAAGATCTTCCCTTATTTGGAGGAGTGGTGAACCCAACTTGGTTGTTAACTATAAGATGAACGGTTCCACCGATGTCAAAGTGTGGTAATCTGCTCATGTTTAAACCCTCCATTACTATGCctgcaaataataataataattaactcAAACTAACTTACATAAGTATTATAACTGCAAACGATAAtgataattaatttaaactaacacATTAAATAATTCTACctgcaaacaatatttaaaactaatttaaactaaCTTACAGAAGTATTATAACTGCAAAcgatataaacataaaatcaaGCTTCATTGTGTAATAAAAAGGTAACAGgcattatatttgtttattattttatatgtttgtgttgcatataaatgtattttgtgtGGCAGTGAATGATTGTTCtgcttttcttgttttaaataattaaaaaagacTAGTCACTCAAACTTTTTGCCATTATTCAAATTTGGTCATTGTAGAATATGAAAAACTTCTGTCGAAATATATAAAGGTTGCAACTTCCATATTAGCTACAACAGTGTTGATGTTGTTTACAGTTTTCCAacattttacataaacaattaaatcaaATTAGCATGGGACAGGATGTTGCCTCATTCACGAGGTGTGGAAAATCCATTGAAAGTTTGAtcattgaaaatataaatagagGTTTTAATAGGATGAAGTCAGTATGTAAAGGTAGGGCAGGATGGCCGGACTTGCATGCTTATGTGGAGTGCTAATGCTTGTGTTAAGCATTGCAAacggtaaattaaaaaatatgaattgttTAGACTGGCacattaacattatttatgataaacaattttaaaagaaatggTTATCATTTTTTACGTGTGCCCAAATTTTTATAACaccaagttttaaatttaatttaacgaggaacttaattaattttaatgtatgaTATACTAATtcttgtattgttttaaagagATGAAACTGCATACAATTTTACAGATATAAGTATCTTAtgtttaataactttaatctataataaaataacccATTAACACTTTTAAACTACAGCACAGCAAAAGACAACCACAAGAAATAATGTGATCTATACATTTTCTCACTTTGGTAAAAACTGGACTTCAAGTGAATCAGCATGCCACGAATATTACAATGGAAACCTGGTAACTACTCCAACTAAAAACTTGCAAGACTACCTGGCTAGCCAGCTTAACTTTGGATGGAGGTAAATGGTTTGAAAGTTTATTCAAAAAAGATATTGGCTTAGCAATGGTAATGGTGTGTCATGagacatttttgtttctattaaaaagTTGCCTTTTACAGAACAACATTTAGAggtgtataattttttatatagtggggttAGAGTATTAGGTTATGAGGCCTTCTTGGGGTAGTGGACTAACAGAATCCCAagtcccatgacgtgcctcactgtagaacctcacctatgtagaatagaatgtgcatatacagtgttggggtaattgacCAACTTTTGTCTAAAACCCTGAGTGTAAGAATAACGGCACACTCTAGCCttaaggttttaattttaaaaaaaaattgctctAATATAGTGGTGAGTTCTATTGGATTGGGTTAAAGAATGAAAGTGGTTGGAGGTGGGTGACAGGAAATCCTCTTACTACAACTAATTGGGACCAAGTTAAAGGGGTTGGGGATTGTGTTGTTGCGTTGAGGGTGAATGGAAAGTGGAAACAAATGCAGTGCAGCAGTCAACATCAATATATATGTGAATCTAAATGTAAgtgtctatatatatatatattcggtaaaaaattatatatatactttatttccAGTCACTAAGCAAGAAAACTACTTCCGATTGAATGGAACTGGCCGGCTACACTTTATAAGCCATGCTAAACTACGTCACCAAGAAGCTGTGCAGATGTGTGGGAAAGTTAACAAACAACTGGCTGTGGTTGATACACCGGGGTTGCAAGATTTGGTGGCACAAAAGTTGAACATGATCAGCGGGAATGAGTTTTATATTGGGCTCTCAATGGATGGCAATGTCCTTACATGGGGTGATGGGAGAACCCTTGCAAGCACTGGGTTTAGTAATTGGGACGAAGGCTACCCCGATATTATAGATGAGAGAGACTGTGtgtatgttaataaaaaaggCAAATGGAGAAATGGTTTGTGTACTACACCGAGAAACTTCATTTGCCAAGGTGAATATTTTCTTCGAAGTTTAGACCAGGGGTGCTTAAAGTTTAATTGTAAGGCTTACAATGGGGCAACAGAAGTAAAATATCTTACGAGCTATAACTAAACATGCTTTTTAATTAGGAAGGTAGAGTGTTTATATTGTGTGTAGACTATTTTTAAAAGGGGCGCATTTTAAAAATCCCTGGATTAAAACATTAATGACAAACACTATATTGGTACTTGGTAGCAAATGTGACTggaattaaagttttataaaaacatattctttTTTGACTTCAACTTTTGCCTACATCCTTTTACTTCAtacatttacttttattacagAACTGAGTCCAGTTATACTACCAACAACAACTCAACGAGGTAAGATATCAATTATTAGTTAAACACATGTAGTTTAACTTTGGTATAAATACAGACTACACAACTTTGGGCATGAGTTCTACAATTCTAGGTTTCAATACTACGAACACAACTACGGAAACATCACAAAACATAGACATGACAGGCCACTTCACCACCACAATAGGTTTGTTATGCTTTATTATTCTGACTTTCAActtgtatttttagtttataatttgACACCTTGGTACAGTGGTCGGCAAGCTTGCCTCCGCAAGGTTATGGGTCCGAGGCtgaacgctgctaccattgtgagcgtttGTGTCCTTCAGCAAGACAATTAATGGTAAACCCTAATGGGGTCTTgttgtataaacaaaacattgtttctTTTAGGTCACATAAAACAATTGATAGAAGATCTCTTGCACACTTAGTAGTTCATAGttaaattaaactataaatCTATTGATgtggaaatttaaaacttttgacTACTAAACCCACtactaaaatctaaatattcaCATTTAAATTGACAATAggctaaaaaaatgtttgaaatagtaaaatacaacatattttattccaCAGTGACACACCCTTCAACTACAAGCAATGCAAGTTATGGaccaacaagaacaacaaGTGTGATTGCTGTCAACGTACTTTTAACTTATGTGTTTTACTTTACCACAATGTAACAGCCTATTTAACACCGTCACACATTATGCTCCCATATCACTTTGCTATTACTGTATAACCATGCAGCAAAATGATTAATACAGACCTCgacaaagttattattaaacaactataaagagtatatatgaatatatatatataattcatattattaaaatgattttttttaatcttaaaattGCTATTTTTCATATGCAGAGTGCAGACAAACATTTGGTACAAAACTGCGAATGGAATTccaatgtttataattatagaAAGTTTTTCTTTCAAATTATTGTACATATTGTACGTTTGATGATTGTTTACTTAATATcatagatttaaataaattttactgttttcaGTAAATTTACACaatcaatatatttttcatgaGTTTCAATAAGCCATATTGTAGTTACAGTAAACGCTGAATGCTCCGATATGTGGAGtgtgtgtttaataaaaccaCCTGTATACTGTGcctgtgtgttttatatttaggaACTGCCTAATCTTCAGATATTGGCAGTTTATGAAAAGTGCCATAAAATTGACCTCGCAACACTATGGCAACATAATTGCAATGGAAGCTCAATCTACCTCTGCAATTTGCCGCATGCCTGTTTATAAAGATGTAATATCATACTTAAAAGTCAAAAGAGgacatttttaaatacctCGAATACTCATTGAGTATTTAGTACTACGGCAATAGCAAACAAAACTGTTCCAATTGTTTATCGCCGTGTTGAATTTATGAACTCCAATATATGAAACCTTACCTTGCCCAGTAAATGAAGCATCTCCATGCAACAAAAGACATGTAGCTTTACTGCCTCTTGTGGTATCTTCTGTTGAATAATCACCatctttaattgtttgttgACGACCGCGGCATCTACCCTGTGCTACTGTGTTCTCTGCCTGATCAAATTATAAATAgtcaattaatttattaatcctaaaaaagcaaaattatgaaaaacaatttataataaaaacttttagataattcatgtaatttttaaattttagagcATATGCTATAATTAATTTCTGGAAATTATAACGAAAATTGAAGGGGCTGAAACAGTTACAGTCTCACAGATAACATGTATTAGgccagttttaataaactcaCTTCTAAATGTGATGGATTGGGAATTAAATTAACATGAAGGTTTTTTCCTTCTTCAAATACAAGATCAGTAGACATGCTCAGATGTGACAATACGTCACCAGTAGCTA
Protein-coding sequences here:
- the LOC100177151 gene encoding secretory phospholipase A2 receptor-like isoform X1; protein product: MAGLACLCGVLMLVLSIANAQQKTTTRNNVIYTFSHFGKNWTSSESACHEYYNGNLVTTPTKNLQDYLASQLNFGWSGEFYWIGLKNESGWRWVTGNPLTTTNWDQVKGVGDCVVALRVNGKWKQMQCSSQHQYICESKFTKQENYFRLNGTGRLHFISHAKLRHQEAVQMCGKVNKQLAVVDTPGLQDLVAQKLNMISGNEFYIGLSMDGNVLTWGDGRTLASTGFSNWDEGYPDIIDERDCVYVNKKGKWRNGLCTTPRNFICQELSPVILPTTTQRDYTTLGMSSTILGFNTTNTTTETSQNIDMTGHFTTTIVTHPSTTSNASYGPTRTTSVIAVNVLLTYVFYFTTM
- the LOC100177151 gene encoding secretory phospholipase A2 receptor-like isoform X2 gives rise to the protein MAGLACLCGVLMLVLSIANAQQKTTTRNNVIYTFSHFGKNWTSSESACHEYYNGNLVTTPTKNLQDYLASQLNFGWSGEFYWIGLKNESGWRWVTGNPLTTTNWDQVKGVGDCVVALRVNGKWKQMQCSSQHQYICESKFTKQENYFRLNGTGRLHFISHAKLRHQEAVQMCGKVNKQLAVVDTPGLQDLVAQKLNMISGNEFYIGLSMDGNVLTWGDGRTLASTGFSNWDEGYPDIIDERDCVYVNKKGKWRNGLCTTPRNFICQELSPVILPTTTQRDYTTLGMSSTILGFNTTNTTTETSQNIDMTGHFTTTIVVGKLASARLWVRG
- the LOC100179490 gene encoding probable 2-oxoglutarate dehydrogenase E1 component DHKTD1, mitochondrial, which produces MPCPALIKSVSTMCYAKCAKHVAVFTRGYRYREDVHGYKQAANVVNNETISSTSNDPTMQGVERLIEQYERHGHRIGKLNPLKLPHLPELERFALLDPSLYGLELQQDISIQGETKTVETLVGELSEKFCGNITLETDSMTSASEKQWLLDQFSLVQSEETSQDQKRRMAELMVKSQVLDNFLATKFPTLKRYGGEGAESMLVFVEEYLRSSSLDGVEDVVIGMPHRGRNNLLVGLLNYPVEVMIQKIKGSPEFPDEAMPIATGDVLSHLSMSTDLVFEEGKNLHVNLIPNPSHLEAENTVAQGRCRGRQQTIKDGDYSTEDTTRGSKATCLLLHGDASFTGQGIVMEGLNMSRLPHFDIGGTVHLIVNNQVGFTTPPNKGRSSLYTSDIGKMIGCPVIHVNGAEPEQVLRAAKLAVAYRQKYRKEIIIDLLCFRRWGHNELDDPTMTQPLMYDVINNRHSIPDEYAGKLKENKILSENEIESWKTEEQSRLNDSFSDNRPISEKSYLSNKSPWGKMKIPSDKKVTTWDTGCDADVLRYVGAKSVAVPEQMKTHNRIQKSHSDSRITKLKSDGLVDWALAETLAFGSLIHQGYNIRLCGQDVGRGTFGHRHAMMVCQESGAVDIPLNKLSPDQNAHLELVNSLLSEEGVLGFEYGMSVEHPDRLVIWESQFGDFFNGAQIIFDTFISSGEAKWMQQSGLVVLLPHGYDGAGPEHSSCRIERFLQNTNSSEDVVDSDAVNMSVCHPTTSAQYFHLLRRQMIRDFRKPLIVASPKILLRLPAASSPMKEFESGTHFLPVVPDSSSKSPQTVKKVIFCSGKHYFALEDQRKKLAEQNKDLNNVAIVRIEELCPFPAEALHREVSRFTSADTFVWAQEEPRNMGPWNFVDTRFRNLLGIQLKYCGRPVMAAPAVGINALHLQQIQKILNDPFNL